One window of the Frigoribacterium sp. Leaf415 genome contains the following:
- a CDS encoding DEAD/DEAH box helicase, with protein sequence MSPYDNSRPRTDRTGGAPKAGSKSPKHRGHRADEVGAPAAKKRWDASERADRGRREFGTRDGGGNRAPGAARSEDRRPNWEPREKPAGGNRFGNRDFDSRNGERGRDAAPRFGRDGGREAARGYGRDGGRDAARGSDRGPRSWDRSDRPARDDRAPRSDDRGPRSYDRSDRPARDDRAPRSYDRSDRPARDDRAPRSYDRSDRPARDDRAPRSYDRDARPARDDRSRDDRPQRSYGDRPERGGRASGGFDRDARPARSFDRSDRPARDDRAPRSFDRNDRGDRPARVGDRSSDFYPKRDAATHYSPEDDVKLEKLKAEVVTAADVEGVSFGDLGLGDNIERQLASMGAAAPFAIQAATIPDVLAGRDVLGRGRTGSGKTIAFGAPLVEKLMENNGAKNRKMGRKPRALILAPTRELAMQIDRTVQPIARSVGLFTTQVYGGVPQQRQVGALNRGVDIVIGTPGRIEDLIDQGRLDLSEVVVTVLDEADHMCDLGFLEPVQRIIRETATVRPDGARAQKLLFSATLDKGVAKLVDEFLVDPAVHEVAGEDQASATIDHRVLLIEQRDKTAVIEQLASGGGKTLVFARTRAFAEQLADQLEDAGIRSTSLHGDLNQARRTRNLQLLTSGKVNVLVATDVAARGIHVDDIELVVQADMPDEYKTYMHRSGRTGRAGKEGTVVTLITRQRRRRMEELLDRAEIDAEMIEARSGDRLIDELAGVQA encoded by the coding sequence ATGTCTCCTTACGACAACTCACGCCCGCGCACCGACCGCACCGGTGGTGCACCCAAGGCCGGATCGAAGAGCCCCAAGCACCGCGGCCACCGCGCCGACGAGGTCGGAGCCCCGGCCGCCAAGAAGCGCTGGGACGCCAGCGAGCGTGCCGACCGCGGACGCCGCGAGTTCGGCACCCGCGACGGCGGTGGCAACCGTGCCCCCGGCGCCGCCCGTTCCGAGGACCGTCGCCCCAACTGGGAGCCCCGCGAGAAGCCGGCCGGTGGCAACCGCTTCGGCAACCGCGACTTCGACAGCCGCAACGGCGAGCGTGGCCGCGACGCGGCGCCCCGTTTCGGCCGCGACGGTGGCCGTGAGGCCGCCCGGGGATACGGCCGTGACGGTGGCCGCGACGCCGCCCGTGGCTCCGACCGCGGACCCCGCTCGTGGGACCGTTCGGACCGCCCCGCCCGCGACGACCGCGCCCCCCGCAGCGACGACCGCGGCCCTCGCAGCTACGACCGCTCCGACCGTCCGGCCCGTGACGATCGTGCTCCCCGTTCGTACGACCGCTCCGACCGCCCGGCTCGCGACGACCGCGCTCCCCGCAGCTACGACCGCAGCGACCGCCCGGCTCGCGACGACCGCGCCCCGCGTTCGTACGACCGCGACGCCCGTCCGGCCCGTGACGACCGCTCGCGTGACGACCGCCCCCAGCGCTCGTACGGTGACCGTCCCGAGCGCGGTGGCCGCGCCTCCGGTGGTTTCGACCGCGACGCCCGCCCGGCACGCAGCTTCGACCGCAGCGACCGCCCCGCTCGTGACGACCGCGCCCCGCGCAGCTTCGACCGCAACGACCGCGGCGACCGCCCGGCCCGTGTCGGCGACCGGTCGAGCGACTTCTACCCGAAGCGCGACGCGGCGACGCACTACTCGCCCGAGGACGACGTCAAGCTCGAGAAGCTCAAGGCCGAGGTCGTCACCGCGGCCGACGTCGAGGGCGTGAGCTTCGGCGACCTGGGCCTCGGTGACAACATCGAGCGCCAGCTGGCCTCGATGGGTGCCGCGGCTCCGTTCGCGATCCAGGCGGCGACGATCCCCGACGTGCTCGCCGGTCGCGACGTGCTCGGCCGTGGCCGCACGGGCTCGGGCAAGACGATCGCCTTCGGCGCCCCGCTGGTCGAGAAGCTGATGGAGAACAACGGCGCGAAGAACCGCAAGATGGGCCGCAAGCCCCGCGCGCTGATCCTCGCCCCGACCCGTGAGCTCGCGATGCAGATCGACCGCACCGTGCAGCCCATCGCCCGTTCGGTCGGCCTGTTCACCACGCAGGTCTACGGCGGCGTGCCCCAGCAGCGTCAGGTCGGTGCGCTCAACCGCGGCGTCGACATCGTGATCGGCACCCCCGGCCGCATCGAGGACCTCATCGACCAGGGTCGTCTCGACCTCAGCGAGGTCGTCGTGACCGTGCTCGACGAGGCCGACCACATGTGCGACCTCGGGTTCCTCGAGCCGGTGCAGCGCATCATCCGCGAGACCGCCACGGTCCGCCCGGACGGCGCCCGCGCCCAGAAGCTGCTCTTCAGCGCGACCCTCGACAAGGGCGTGGCGAAGCTCGTCGACGAGTTCCTGGTCGACCCGGCCGTGCACGAGGTCGCCGGCGAGGACCAGGCCAGCGCCACGATCGACCACCGCGTGCTGCTGATCGAGCAGCGCGACAAGACCGCGGTCATCGAGCAGCTCGCCTCGGGCGGTGGCAAGACCCTGGTCTTCGCCCGCACCCGCGCCTTCGCCGAGCAGCTCGCCGACCAGCTCGAGGACGCCGGCATCCGCTCGACGAGCCTGCACGGCGACCTGAACCAGGCCCGCCGCACGCGCAACCTGCAGCTGCTCACCAGCGGCAAGGTCAACGTGCTCGTCGCCACCGACGTCGCCGCCCGCGGCATCCACGTCGACGACATCGAGCTCGTCGTCCAGGCCGACATGCCCGACGAGTACAAGACCTACATGCACCGCTCAGGCCGCACCGGCCGCGCCGGCAAGGAGGGCACCGTCGTCACGCTCATCACGCGCCAGCGCCGCCGTCGCATGGAAGAGCTGCTCGACCGCGCCGAGATCGACGCCGAGATGATCGAGGCCCGCTCGGGCGACCGCCTGATCGACGAGCTCGCGGGCGTGCAGGCGTAG
- a CDS encoding mycothiol transferase, whose protein sequence is MTPSDVLVEAFSRLPAIAVRAVADLSVDDLAWRPDDEANTIAWLVWHTARGQDVQIADLAASDQVWTADGWAESFALPFSPAEMGYGMSPADVAAVRVDAELLIGYLEAVTLRTRGYLDDLDGASYDDVVDEAWDPPVTAGARLVSILNDCVQHLGQASYVRGLLDRR, encoded by the coding sequence ATGACCCCCTCGGACGTCCTCGTCGAAGCCTTCTCGCGCCTCCCCGCCATCGCTGTCCGGGCGGTGGCTGACCTCTCGGTCGACGACCTCGCCTGGCGCCCCGACGACGAGGCGAACACGATCGCCTGGCTCGTCTGGCACACCGCCCGCGGGCAGGACGTCCAGATCGCCGACCTCGCCGCCTCCGACCAGGTCTGGACGGCCGACGGCTGGGCCGAGTCGTTCGCGCTGCCGTTCTCGCCTGCCGAGATGGGCTACGGCATGTCGCCGGCCGACGTGGCCGCGGTGCGGGTCGACGCCGAGCTGTTGATCGGCTACCTCGAGGCCGTCACGCTGCGGACGCGCGGCTATCTGGACGACCTCGACGGGGCCTCGTACGACGACGTGGTCGACGAGGCGTGGGACCCTCCCGTCACGGCCGGAGCCCGCCTCGTCAGCATCCTGAACGACTGCGTGCAGCACCTCGGCCAGGCCTCCTACGTGCGCGGCCTGCTCGACCGCCGCTGA
- a CDS encoding GNAT family N-acetyltransferase, with protein sequence MSTTHDPEALAPAAEPAAPPAPGHPGHPDKATDVAFSRRASCGLVTIEPFAADPYAVCLRRWLAHPASAAWQMAGLSTDEVRAYLAAIDADPHQQAWLGRVDGEPTFFVETYDPAEMLLTEVHDAEPGDVGMHLLVAPPRGQRVHGLTSAVMASVVDFVFEIEQARRIVVEPDVANDRIAAKNDEVGFRALGEVELPDKTARLSVLTRHDRAASHLAPGPMVWAHHHLVAKALSEFAHERLIAPVADGTAPDHAAADDETAATDAPWRVELDHDGHRVDYRFVARRQALEHWAIDETTVTRTVDGNPEPLDALALIVELDDLLGIPESLLATYLEEVSSTLASAAYKRHRGGPTAEQLTTADFQTVEAAMTEGHPGFVANNGRIGLGLDEFHAFAPEAAAPVRLVWLAARRSATHLALGAGLDERSLWQAELGPETVARFDATLAAKGLDPAGFHYLPVHPWQWQHRVAISFAPDVARRDLVLLGEGDDTYQAQQSIRTFANRSRPDRHYVKTALAIQNMGFVRGLSPAYMRPTTAINDWVHDLVRTDATLQEARFRVLRERASVGYTGDVYHRTTTSSPHRKMIAALWRESPVPLVGPGERLATMAALLHRDGAGDALASALVKASGASAEAWLRSYLHAYLRPVVHCLRAHDLAFMPHGENVILVLEGCVPAAAFMKDIGEEIVVVAPREVPEAVRRTVHPVDDREKALAVFTDVFDGVFRHLAAILDGDGVLPAARFWALVAECVDRHADEHPDLPGAVDLRAARFDHSCLNRLQLRDTRQMVDLAAQSSSLIYAGTLANPIAR encoded by the coding sequence ATGAGCACCACCCACGACCCCGAGGCGCTCGCGCCCGCAGCAGAGCCCGCAGCCCCGCCCGCCCCCGGCCACCCCGGCCACCCTGACAAAGCGACGGACGTGGCGTTCTCGCGCCGCGCCTCCTGCGGTCTCGTCACGATCGAGCCGTTCGCCGCCGACCCCTACGCCGTCTGCCTGCGTCGATGGCTGGCGCACCCGGCGTCGGCCGCCTGGCAGATGGCGGGCCTGAGCACCGACGAGGTGCGCGCGTACCTGGCCGCGATCGACGCCGACCCGCACCAGCAGGCCTGGCTCGGGCGGGTCGACGGCGAGCCGACGTTCTTCGTCGAGACCTACGACCCGGCCGAGATGCTGCTCACCGAGGTGCACGACGCCGAGCCGGGCGACGTGGGCATGCACCTGCTCGTCGCCCCGCCGCGGGGGCAGCGGGTGCACGGGCTGACCAGCGCGGTCATGGCGAGCGTCGTCGACTTCGTCTTCGAGATCGAGCAGGCCCGGCGGATCGTCGTCGAGCCCGACGTGGCCAACGACCGCATCGCGGCGAAGAACGACGAGGTGGGGTTCCGGGCGCTCGGCGAGGTCGAGCTGCCCGACAAGACGGCTCGACTCTCGGTGCTGACGCGACACGACCGGGCCGCGTCGCACCTCGCCCCCGGCCCGATGGTGTGGGCGCATCACCACCTCGTGGCCAAGGCGCTGAGCGAGTTCGCCCACGAGCGGCTGATCGCCCCGGTGGCCGACGGCACCGCCCCCGACCACGCCGCCGCTGACGACGAGACCGCCGCGACCGACGCCCCCTGGCGGGTCGAGCTCGACCACGACGGCCACCGGGTCGACTACCGCTTCGTCGCGCGCCGACAGGCCCTCGAGCACTGGGCGATCGACGAGACGACGGTCACGCGCACGGTCGACGGCAATCCCGAGCCCCTCGACGCCCTCGCGCTGATCGTCGAGCTCGACGACCTGCTCGGCATCCCCGAGTCGCTCCTCGCCACCTACCTCGAGGAGGTCTCGTCGACCCTGGCGAGCGCCGCCTACAAGCGTCACCGGGGCGGTCCGACCGCCGAGCAGTTGACCACCGCGGACTTCCAGACCGTCGAGGCCGCGATGACCGAGGGGCACCCGGGCTTCGTCGCGAACAACGGGCGCATCGGTCTCGGACTCGACGAGTTCCACGCCTTCGCCCCCGAGGCCGCGGCACCCGTGCGACTGGTCTGGCTCGCCGCCCGGCGGTCGGCGACCCACCTGGCGCTCGGCGCGGGACTCGACGAGCGATCGCTGTGGCAGGCCGAGCTGGGCCCCGAGACCGTCGCCCGGTTCGACGCGACCCTCGCAGCGAAGGGCCTCGACCCGGCCGGGTTCCACTACCTGCCGGTCCACCCGTGGCAGTGGCAGCACCGCGTCGCGATCTCGTTCGCTCCGGACGTCGCCCGGCGCGACCTCGTGCTGCTCGGCGAGGGCGACGACACGTACCAGGCGCAGCAGTCGATCCGCACCTTCGCGAACCGCAGCCGGCCCGACCGGCACTACGTCAAGACGGCGCTGGCGATCCAGAACATGGGCTTCGTCCGCGGTCTGTCGCCGGCCTACATGAGGCCGACGACCGCGATCAACGACTGGGTGCACGACCTCGTGCGCACCGACGCGACCCTGCAGGAGGCGCGGTTCCGGGTCCTGAGGGAGCGCGCCTCCGTCGGCTACACCGGTGACGTCTACCACCGGACGACGACCTCGTCGCCGCACCGCAAGATGATCGCGGCGCTCTGGCGCGAGAGCCCGGTGCCGCTGGTCGGACCGGGCGAGCGGCTCGCCACCATGGCGGCGCTGCTGCACCGCGACGGTGCCGGCGACGCCCTCGCCTCGGCCCTCGTGAAGGCCTCCGGGGCATCGGCCGAGGCCTGGCTGCGGTCGTACCTGCACGCGTACCTGCGCCCGGTCGTGCACTGCCTGCGGGCGCACGACCTGGCGTTCATGCCGCACGGCGAGAACGTCATCCTCGTGCTCGAGGGCTGCGTGCCGGCGGCGGCGTTCATGAAGGACATCGGCGAGGAGATCGTCGTCGTCGCCCCGCGCGAGGTGCCCGAGGCCGTCCGGCGGACCGTGCACCCGGTCGACGACCGCGAGAAGGCGTTGGCGGTGTTCACCGACGTGTTCGACGGGGTGTTCCGCCATCTGGCCGCCATCCTCGACGGCGACGGCGTGCTGCCCGCGGCCCGGTTCTGGGCGCTCGTGGCCGAGTGCGTCGACCGGCACGCCGACGAACACCCGGACCTGCCGGGGGCGGTCGACCTGCGGGCGGCGCGCTTCGACCACTCGTGCCTCAACCGACTGCAGCTTCGGGACACCCGGCAGATGGTCGACCTCGCGGCGCAGTCGTCGTCGCTGATCTACGCCGGGACGCTGGCGAACCCGATCGCACGATAG
- a CDS encoding MarR family winged helix-turn-helix transcriptional regulator — MSDVSPQPPAGSPPPLDDEGQLDVTLVLTAYASLQRQGERVQKVVADHFGMGTTDLRCLTFIATDHDTTPKRAAEFLELSTGATTSLVDRLESGGYITRQPHPSDRRSVLLELAPAGREAIDQIHDFYRRAFRDAVDPNHLDFLAAAMRAIGDSLTRAAAGDDVVA, encoded by the coding sequence ATGTCCGACGTCTCGCCCCAGCCGCCCGCCGGTTCCCCTCCGCCCCTCGACGACGAGGGCCAGCTCGACGTGACCCTCGTGCTCACGGCCTACGCGTCGCTGCAACGACAGGGCGAGCGCGTGCAGAAGGTCGTCGCCGACCACTTCGGCATGGGCACCACCGACCTCCGCTGCCTGACCTTCATCGCGACCGACCACGACACGACCCCCAAGCGCGCCGCCGAGTTCCTCGAGCTGTCGACCGGGGCGACCACGAGCCTGGTCGACCGTCTCGAGAGCGGCGGGTACATCACGCGCCAGCCGCACCCCTCCGACCGACGGAGCGTGCTGCTCGAACTGGCCCCGGCCGGCCGTGAGGCGATCGACCAGATCCACGACTTCTACCGCCGCGCGTTCCGCGACGCGGTCGACCCGAACCACCTCGACTTCCTCGCCGCGGCGATGCGGGCGATCGGCGACTCGCTGACGCGCGCCGCGGCCGGCGACGACGTCGTCGCCTGA
- a CDS encoding lysine N(6)-hydroxylase/L-ornithine N(5)-oxygenase family protein, giving the protein MTAATAAAAATTTAAAATTAPRTAPHLHDLVGIGLGPFNLGLAALTDPLDDVDAVFLDENDGFAWHPGMMIEGATIQVPFLADLVTMADPTSRFGFLNWLKATGRLYPFYIREDFSPLRAEYDAYCRWVADQLDTLRWGRRVTSVDEQPDGTYVVTSRRGADGAVETWHARHVVLGVGTEPRLPEPLQQLAGPGDARGPVVHSADYLAARARLRAADSVTIVGSGQSAAEIYRDLLDTTRVGDRPGHRLDWVTRSPRFFPMEYTKLTLELTSPEYTDHFHSLPRETRDRLGREQRSLYKGISGDLVDDVYDTLYRLSVDGPVDSTLLTETELVDARWVDADGQIELTVRHAQLGTTATRRTDALVVATGYVARVPSFLDALGDRVDRDDLGRLAVARDYSIDGGRGRLFVQNAEEHTHGLTAPDLGFGAWRNSSIIASITGREPYPLERRIAFQTFGQPTPAPAPTPTSVPASAPAPAPGCAIRDESGAQDSSGAEVSGVSPRDGRDLHAPDRDGGRVRPGSRPPEPRPAPAPTPTPTEEARVTR; this is encoded by the coding sequence ATGACCGCCGCCACCGCAGCAGCAGCCGCCACCACCACCGCGGCAGCCGCCACCACCGCGCCCCGCACCGCACCGCACCTCCACGACCTCGTCGGCATCGGCCTCGGCCCGTTCAACCTCGGCCTGGCCGCCCTGACCGACCCGCTCGACGACGTCGACGCGGTGTTCCTCGACGAGAACGACGGCTTCGCCTGGCACCCGGGCATGATGATCGAGGGCGCGACGATCCAGGTGCCGTTCCTGGCCGACCTCGTGACGATGGCCGACCCGACCTCGCGCTTCGGCTTCCTGAACTGGCTGAAGGCGACCGGGCGGCTCTACCCGTTCTACATCCGCGAGGACTTCTCCCCGCTCCGCGCGGAGTACGACGCCTACTGCCGCTGGGTCGCGGACCAGCTCGACACCCTGCGGTGGGGCCGCCGCGTCACGAGCGTCGACGAGCAGCCCGACGGGACGTACGTCGTGACCTCGCGACGCGGTGCCGACGGGGCCGTCGAGACCTGGCACGCCCGTCACGTCGTGCTGGGGGTGGGTACAGAGCCGCGCCTCCCCGAGCCGCTGCAGCAGCTCGCCGGCCCGGGCGACGCCCGGGGTCCGGTCGTGCACAGCGCCGACTACCTGGCGGCCCGCGCCCGCCTGCGCGCCGCCGACTCGGTGACGATCGTCGGCAGCGGGCAGTCGGCCGCCGAGATCTACCGCGACCTGCTCGACACGACCCGCGTCGGTGACCGCCCCGGGCACCGGCTCGACTGGGTCACCCGCTCGCCTCGGTTCTTCCCGATGGAGTACACGAAGCTCACGCTCGAGCTCACGAGCCCCGAGTACACCGACCACTTCCACTCGCTGCCGCGCGAGACCCGCGACCGGCTGGGCCGCGAGCAGCGCAGCCTCTACAAGGGCATCAGCGGCGACCTCGTCGACGACGTGTACGACACGCTCTACCGGCTGAGCGTCGACGGGCCGGTCGACTCGACCCTGCTGACCGAGACCGAGCTCGTCGACGCCCGGTGGGTCGACGCCGACGGGCAGATCGAGCTGACGGTGCGGCACGCGCAGCTCGGGACCACGGCCACCCGCCGCACGGACGCGCTCGTCGTCGCGACGGGCTACGTCGCCCGGGTGCCGTCCTTCCTCGACGCGCTCGGCGACCGCGTCGACCGTGACGACCTCGGCCGCCTGGCCGTGGCGCGGGACTACTCGATCGACGGCGGCCGGGGGCGGCTGTTCGTCCAGAACGCCGAGGAGCACACCCACGGCCTCACCGCCCCCGACCTCGGCTTCGGCGCCTGGCGGAACTCGAGCATCATCGCCTCGATCACCGGCCGCGAGCCCTACCCGCTCGAGCGCCGCATCGCCTTCCAGACCTTCGGCCAGCCGACGCCTGCCCCCGCCCCGACGCCGACCTCCGTCCCGGCCTCCGCCCCCGCCCCCGCCCCCGGCTGTGCAATTCGCGACGAGTCCGGCGCGCAGGACTCCTCCGGAGCGGAAGTGAGCGGCGTGTCGCCCCGCGACGGTCGGGATTTGCACGCCCCGGACCGGGACGGCGGTCGGGTTCGGCCCGGCAGCCGCCCGCCCGAACCGAGACCGGCACCGGCACCGACACCGACACCGACCGAGGAGGCGCGGGTCACCCGATGA